ATCATCAAGCTTCTCTATGTTTGAACCAGCAAGATAGGTGTATAGAAGTGTTGATTGTATTTTATGCCAATGCTCATAGTTGAAACCTGAACCACCTACCATACCAAAATGCGGATCTTCCCCTACTATACCAAAATGTGGATCTTCCCCTTGAATTGGATCATTGGCAAGGTAGTCCTTACGTTCTCGGTCGAATGCCTCCCATATCTGTTCAATCTGATTAAAAGCAGATTCCAGACGGTCTTGGGAAGGCTGCGCGGGATTAATCGCAACAAGAATCACATTCGGATATACCAATACCAAAAATCCCCAGACAAACATCGCAAGCATTAGCGCAGTACCTGTTCTGCGGGCCATTACTGAAATCAACATACCGCTGAGGTAGAAAACCGAAAGATACGCAATTGAACTCAAGACAATCCCACCAATACGAAGAAAATCATCAACCTTTAGTGATACAATGGACGATGTCATTAGCAATATCACAACTAAGAGAAGACTTATCAAAAGCGGCACCAGCAAACATATCATTGCGCTAATGTATTTCGCCAATAAGATTTTAGCACGACTCACCGGATGCATTAGGACAAGACGCAATGTGCCGCGCTCACGCTCCCCGGCAAGTGCATCGTAGGCAAAAATAAGTGCCATAAGGCTCAAAACCACCTCAAAGATAAAGGTAATATCAATGGATGAGAAGAGATTCAGAAATGGATTCGTTGATCCATACTTCTGACCATCCCACAGTGTGGGCACATAACTATAAAATACAAATACTTCGTTATTCAACCGCTTATCCAAGCCAACATTGAAAATACTCAACAGATTAGGTGGACGGACAACATCCCAACTTACCCCCGAATAGGTATCTCTTTCCTGCATTTGCTCGTGATTCGATTTAACAGCAGCACTGTAACTTGCTAACCGCCGATCATAATCCTTAATCAGCACAATGGTACTTGCAACAACAAGCAGCAGCATAATGAGAACAGCTGCTGCAAATCGGAACGTCATTAGATTGTCAAGGAGCTCTCGGCGGATGAGTGTTGTTAGTATCATGTATTCCTCTCAACAAGTTTACCAGTTCCCACTTTTTCTTCTCGCTTATCACGCTGATCCATCTATTATGTCTACTTACTGATCGATCCTAAGCCTAGAGAGCGGTTCTTTTAGTTGTAAAAATTAAAACAGCTTCATGCTAAAGTTGCGGTGTCCAGTCAAGAAACTCACGGGGATTCAAGTGATTCTACCTCGCTCGGTTTCTCAAGTACCTGCGTAAATCGGTCGTGTTGTGCTATGTCGCTTTCTGTCGTCCGGATAACGTGCCAGGAATACAGCAGGCTACCGCCGACAACAAGCACAAAGAACGCGAAACAGCCTTGGAACCATCGACTGGATAGTAAACCGTAACATATTGTTCACCTCTCTCAGAGGCAGTGATCGGAAATTGCCGATAAAGTCAAACGTTGGAGAGATAGCAATCTTCCATTTGCTATAGATTGTAGTGCTTTGTTTGGTATATAGTGACGCGACTTAGCAATAAAAGCGTACATAATTCTGCAAAAAAGTAGAATTCTTATGAAAAATATTGGTAGGAAGCTTGCCTAAAACGGGAACGGAATTGGTAAGGTCGGAAAGCGTACCATAAAACACAAACTATTTCTGATTTACATTCAAATTGCTACAGTTTATTTGACGATCCGACCATCAATATGATGCGCCGCCACGTTGCGTCCACAGAGGCTCAACACTGTTGGAAAGACATCAACAGAACGGATACACTGCTCTGCAATTGGATAATTCGTCGCAAGCGGGATGTGCATGTGCTCCGCAATTAACGCGCCGTGTGTAGCGTGATGCCTTGGTATTTCATAGCGGGCGCGTAAATCGTAACCGCTCTCAGCACTTAAGG
This sequence is a window from Candidatus Poribacteria bacterium. Protein-coding genes within it:
- a CDS encoding ABC transporter permease subunit, whose translation is MILTTLIRRELLDNLMTFRFAAAVLIMLLLVVASTIVLIKDYDRRLASYSAAVKSNHEQMQERDTYSGVSWDVVRPPNLLSIFNVGLDKRLNNEVFVFYSYVPTLWDGQKYGSTNPFLNLFSSIDITFIFEVVLSLMALIFAYDALAGERERGTLRLVLMHPVSRAKILLAKYISAMICLLVPLLISLLLVVILLMTSSIVSLKVDDFLRIGGIVLSSIAYLSVFYLSGMLISVMARRTGTALMLAMFVWGFLVLVYPNVILVAINPAQPSQDRLESAFNQIEQIWEAFDRERKDYLANDPIQGEDPHFGIVGEDPHFGMVGGSGFNYEHWHKIQSTLLYTYLAGSNIEKLDDKFEARVPHVQNYYRFTVPKTIDTAERAWLVRKQVLESVFVQPAIVDRIFLRFSPVGMYDAATQAWAGTDLFGLRDFYEATRKYRRTVVDYLYDINAFGDRRWFSADKGSVDWENFPQFSFQRSGVDINAMRALPDLLLLFMMNLILFIVILLVFQRSKV